Proteins from one Stenotrophomonas aracearum genomic window:
- a CDS encoding ABC transporter transmembrane domain-containing protein, with protein sequence MTDPVSPPAPTLRRLGSLGTLWPFVRRHGGLFAAWLVALAVSSAATLSLPPAVKQMIDHGFNSGGQINRAFALLFLVAVVLALATAARFFFVSLLGEKVVADLRSRLYAHLIALGAGFHDRSRSGELVSRLTADSELLRSVIGSTMSVALRSSVTVVGSLVMLFVTSPRLAAWSLVGIPLAVLPIIIGARRLRGISRASQDRIADANSLAAETLGAVRTVQAHAREPYERGRFNAALGESIRAARRRIGAQSLVTATAIVLVFGAIVGVLWLGAHDVIDGRMSAGTLGQFVLYALIGGGSVGALAEVWNELQRASGGMGRIAELLQEDIEITSPAEPLPLPQPLRGEIRFQDVVFHYPQRPDTAALDHFDLHVRPGETVALVGPSGAGKSTVLSMLLRFHDPAAGSVQVDGVDVRRVDPAQLRAQMALVPQQPTLFASSALDNIRYGRLEASNEEVQRAAEAAEADEFLEALPDGYLSELGERGARLSGGQQQRIAIARALLKDAPILLLDEATSALDAQSERAVQQALERLMAGRTTLVIAHRLATVLKADRIVVMDHGRIVAQGTHAELLAEGGLYAELAKLQFID encoded by the coding sequence ATGACTGACCCCGTTTCCCCGCCGGCCCCGACCCTGCGCCGCCTTGGCAGCCTGGGCACGCTGTGGCCGTTCGTACGCCGCCATGGCGGGCTGTTCGCGGCCTGGCTGGTGGCGCTGGCGGTGTCCTCGGCGGCCACGCTGAGCCTGCCGCCGGCGGTGAAGCAGATGATCGACCATGGCTTCAACAGCGGCGGCCAGATCAACCGCGCCTTCGCACTGCTGTTCCTGGTTGCGGTGGTGCTGGCATTGGCTACGGCGGCGCGCTTCTTCTTTGTGTCGCTGCTGGGCGAAAAAGTGGTGGCCGACCTGCGCAGCCGCCTGTACGCGCACCTGATCGCACTCGGCGCCGGTTTCCACGACCGCAGCCGCAGCGGCGAACTGGTCTCTCGCCTGACCGCCGACAGCGAACTGCTGCGCAGCGTAATCGGCTCGACCATGTCGGTAGCCCTGCGCAGCAGCGTCACGGTGGTGGGCAGCTTGGTGATGCTGTTCGTGACCAGCCCGCGCCTGGCCGCATGGTCACTGGTCGGCATTCCACTGGCGGTGCTGCCGATCATCATCGGTGCGCGCCGGCTGCGCGGCATCTCGCGCGCCAGCCAGGACCGCATCGCCGACGCGAACAGCCTGGCCGCCGAAACCCTGGGCGCGGTGCGCACGGTGCAGGCGCATGCGCGCGAGCCGTACGAACGCGGCCGTTTCAACGCAGCGCTGGGCGAGTCGATCCGCGCCGCGCGACGCCGCATCGGAGCGCAGTCGCTGGTGACTGCCACCGCCATCGTGCTGGTGTTCGGTGCGATCGTCGGCGTGCTGTGGCTCGGTGCGCACGACGTGATCGACGGCCGCATGAGCGCCGGCACGCTGGGCCAGTTCGTTCTGTATGCGCTGATCGGCGGTGGTTCGGTGGGTGCGTTGGCCGAAGTGTGGAATGAACTGCAGCGTGCCTCCGGCGGCATGGGCCGGATCGCCGAACTGCTGCAGGAAGACATCGAGATCACCAGCCCGGCCGAGCCGCTGCCGCTGCCGCAGCCGCTGCGCGGCGAGATCCGCTTCCAGGACGTGGTCTTTCATTACCCGCAGCGACCCGACACCGCCGCGCTGGATCACTTCGACCTGCATGTGCGCCCGGGCGAAACCGTGGCGCTGGTCGGGCCGTCCGGCGCCGGCAAGAGCACGGTGCTGTCCATGCTGCTGCGCTTCCACGACCCCGCCGCCGGCAGCGTGCAGGTGGATGGCGTGGACGTGCGCCGGGTCGACCCGGCGCAGCTGCGCGCGCAGATGGCGCTGGTGCCGCAGCAGCCGACCCTGTTCGCCAGCAGTGCGCTGGACAACATCCGCTACGGTCGGCTGGAAGCCAGCAATGAAGAGGTGCAGCGCGCTGCCGAAGCGGCCGAGGCCGACGAATTCCTGGAGGCGCTGCCGGACGGCTACCTGAGCGAACTGGGCGAGCGCGGCGCGCGCCTGTCCGGCGGCCAGCAGCAGCGCATCGCGATTGCACGCGCACTGCTCAAGGACGCCCCTATCCTGCTGCTGGACGAAGCCACCAGCGCGCTGGACGCGCAGAGCGAACGCGCGGTGCAGCAGGCGCTGGAACGGCTGATGGCCGGGCGCACCACGCTGGTGATCGCACACCGGCTGGCGACGGTACTGAAGGCCGACCGCATCGTGGTGATGGACCACGGCCGCATCGTGGCGCAGGGTACCCACGCAGAGCTGCTGGCCGAGGGTGGCCTGTATGCTGAACTGGCGAAACTGCAGTTCATCGATTGA
- a CDS encoding IMPACT family protein, protein MPDTLATTVSHSLDIKHSRFIAHAAPIDAAADALTFLQQVAVADATHNCWAYRHGNEYRSSDDGEPAGTAGRPILAAIDGQGFDRVMVVVIRWYGGIKLGAGGLVRAYGGIAAECLRTAPRLPLVALAELTVHAGFEDLGALHAALAQHLVDKLDETFTASGVELHVRLPADQVDPLKIRLRDATRDRIRVHARTEPGLAHD, encoded by the coding sequence ATGCCCGATACGCTCGCCACCACCGTCAGCCACAGCCTGGACATCAAGCACAGCCGTTTCATCGCGCACGCCGCGCCGATCGATGCGGCTGCCGATGCGCTCACGTTCCTGCAGCAGGTCGCCGTAGCCGACGCCACGCACAACTGCTGGGCCTACCGGCACGGCAATGAGTACCGCTCCAGCGACGACGGCGAACCGGCCGGTACGGCCGGGCGCCCGATCCTGGCGGCCATCGACGGCCAGGGCTTCGACCGCGTCATGGTGGTGGTGATCCGCTGGTACGGCGGCATCAAGCTGGGCGCGGGTGGCCTGGTCCGGGCCTATGGCGGCATCGCAGCCGAATGCCTGCGCACCGCGCCGCGATTGCCGCTGGTGGCGCTGGCCGAGCTGACCGTGCACGCCGGGTTCGAAGACCTGGGCGCGCTGCATGCGGCGCTGGCCCAGCACCTGGTCGACAAGCTGGACGAAACCTTCACCGCGTCCGGGGTGGAACTGCATGTCCGGCTGCCCGCCGACCAGGTCGACCCGTTGAAAATCCGCCTTCGCGACGCCACCCGTGATCGTATCCGGGTGCACGCACGCACCGAACCAGGCCTTGCCCATGACTGA
- a CDS encoding RNA polymerase sigma factor, with protein sequence MDAAALPTDESLMLAWAGGDLRAFESLYARHRNRLYSFLLRQLRDAALADEMFQDVWQRVIAARAGWQPEAAFTTWLFRIAHNRLNDHWRALKHRPSAPGDADERVARMSDTRTPETQLSEFEQRRRLQLAMEQLPDDQRTVLQLRLEQELSLEEIAQVTGVGRETVKSRLRYAMDKLRAELSP encoded by the coding sequence GTGGATGCTGCTGCCCTGCCAACCGACGAGTCGCTGATGCTGGCCTGGGCCGGGGGCGACCTGCGTGCCTTCGAAAGCCTGTATGCGCGCCACCGCAACCGCCTGTACAGCTTCCTGCTGCGCCAGCTGCGCGATGCGGCGCTGGCCGACGAAATGTTCCAGGACGTGTGGCAGCGGGTGATCGCCGCCCGCGCCGGCTGGCAGCCGGAGGCGGCCTTCACCACCTGGCTGTTCCGGATTGCCCATAATCGGCTCAACGACCACTGGCGGGCGCTGAAGCACCGTCCTTCCGCGCCGGGCGACGCCGACGAGCGCGTGGCGCGCATGAGCGATACGCGCACGCCGGAAACCCAGCTGTCCGAATTCGAACAGCGCCGCCGCCTGCAGCTGGCCATGGAGCAGCTGCCCGATGACCAGCGCACCGTGCTGCAACTGCGGCTGGAACAGGAGCTGAGCCTGGAAGAGATCGCGCAGGTCACCGGCGTGGGCCGCGAAACCGTGAAATCGCGGCTGCGCTACGCGATGGACAAACTGCGCGCGGAGTTGAGCCCATGA
- a CDS encoding bifunctional diguanylate cyclase/phosphodiesterase translates to MLSSQAVTTSGRKDRSAAVSAALGRTLCALLPAGAQLTLGWSDATLGEGCLRHPPRAGSDRALLEALLASPPVCPQGGAVYRWQHQGGELVIHVLLEDGASPPDAWWGVARSGLQDALALARQREQIRSLENSKRLQQALYEIADLAGADLEMSEMLRHFHRVLNSLMYAQNCYIVEYDDVRRRIRFLYFADQRDDFVADPDRSYEEHEMPRSLTFALLRHGQPLSGPSNELLAAMNDEYDPSRGPESLDWLGVPMLRDGRVCGAIVVQSYEQRVRYNEADRTLLGYVAQHILTAMDRRQAQVQLERQVERRTLELQRANHSLQDEVVERRRAEKLQLALFNIAEMAMSAESLAQFYVQVHGVVGTLLDARNFYIALVDESGEGLEFVYSVDEYNPARAPRPFSMGLTEYIVRNRQPLLASREHIDALRASGTVNEFGARSHCWLGVPLLSDDDVVGVIVVQSYSPEISFTAHDQRLLTFVAQNIGNGLARQRDQERLRNAHAELEIRVDERTRELAEVNDKLLGQIGERLRAEQRLTHQALHDALTGLPNRAHLLDRLEDAIARARSRDGLRFAVLFLDLDRFKLVNDSIGHAAGDQMLVEVAKRIVSMVGGDDVVARLGGDEFAILLECEQGLESAREFSQRMLVALEESMWVQGRELFPSGSLGIAMWSPRYRNGEEMVRDADAAMYRAKAQGKDRWAVFDEAMREEALRSLDLEADLRRAINNRDFMPFYQPIVRLTDGQVVGYEALLRWQHERRGLLLPSAFLDLGEESGLIEQVDWLLYEEVIGQLARGGEGYLSVNVSPRHFRSPDFSSRLFGLIEAAGADPRRLRLEITEVALLDDGPRTLRILQALRERGVLVQLDDFGTGFSALSYLHRFPISTLKIDQSFIAGLHGQDLQSTYALVQGVLSLARTLGIETVGEGIENAAQRETLLQLGCDYGQGYLLGRPAPMETFVTA, encoded by the coding sequence ATGTTGTCCAGCCAGGCAGTGACGACTTCGGGACGGAAGGACCGCAGCGCAGCGGTATCGGCAGCGCTTGGGCGCACGCTGTGCGCGCTGTTGCCGGCCGGTGCCCAGCTCACCCTGGGCTGGTCCGACGCCACGCTGGGCGAAGGCTGCCTGCGGCATCCACCGCGGGCCGGTTCGGATCGCGCGCTGCTGGAGGCGCTGCTGGCCTCGCCGCCGGTCTGCCCGCAGGGCGGGGCGGTGTACCGCTGGCAGCACCAGGGCGGCGAGCTGGTCATCCACGTCCTGCTGGAAGATGGCGCAAGCCCGCCCGACGCCTGGTGGGGCGTGGCCCGCAGCGGCCTGCAGGACGCGCTGGCGCTGGCCCGGCAACGCGAGCAGATCCGCTCGCTGGAGAATTCCAAGCGGCTGCAGCAGGCGTTGTACGAAATCGCCGACCTGGCCGGTGCCGACCTGGAAATGAGCGAGATGCTGCGCCACTTCCACCGCGTGCTCAATTCGCTGATGTACGCGCAGAACTGCTACATCGTCGAGTACGACGATGTGCGCCGGCGGATCCGCTTCCTGTACTTCGCCGACCAGCGCGACGATTTCGTGGCCGACCCGGACCGCAGCTACGAAGAACATGAAATGCCGCGCAGCCTGACCTTCGCGCTGCTGCGCCACGGACAGCCGCTCAGCGGGCCATCCAATGAACTGCTGGCGGCGATGAACGACGAATACGACCCCAGCCGCGGGCCGGAGAGCCTGGATTGGCTGGGCGTGCCGATGCTGCGCGACGGCCGGGTCTGCGGCGCCATCGTGGTGCAGAGTTACGAGCAGCGCGTGCGCTACAACGAAGCCGACCGCACCCTGCTCGGCTATGTGGCCCAGCACATCCTGACCGCGATGGACCGGCGCCAGGCGCAGGTGCAGCTGGAGCGCCAGGTGGAGCGGCGCACGCTGGAGCTGCAGCGCGCCAACCACAGCCTGCAGGACGAGGTGGTCGAGCGCCGCCGCGCCGAGAAACTGCAGCTGGCGTTGTTCAACATCGCCGAAATGGCGATGAGCGCCGAAAGCCTGGCCCAGTTCTACGTGCAGGTGCATGGCGTGGTCGGGACGCTGCTGGATGCGCGCAACTTCTACATCGCGCTGGTCGACGAATCCGGCGAAGGGCTGGAGTTCGTCTACTCGGTGGACGAGTACAACCCCGCCCGCGCCCCGCGGCCGTTCAGCATGGGCCTGACCGAGTACATCGTGCGCAACCGGCAGCCGCTGCTGGCCTCGCGCGAGCATATCGACGCGCTGCGCGCCTCGGGTACCGTCAACGAATTCGGTGCGCGCTCGCACTGCTGGCTGGGCGTGCCGCTGCTGAGCGACGACGACGTGGTCGGGGTGATCGTGGTGCAGAGCTACTCGCCGGAGATCAGTTTCACCGCGCACGACCAGCGCCTGCTGACCTTCGTCGCGCAGAACATCGGCAACGGCCTGGCCCGGCAGCGCGACCAGGAGCGCCTGCGCAACGCGCACGCCGAGCTGGAAATACGCGTCGATGAGCGCACCCGCGAACTGGCCGAGGTGAACGACAAGCTGCTCGGCCAGATCGGCGAGCGCCTGCGCGCGGAACAGCGGCTGACCCACCAGGCCCTGCACGATGCGCTGACCGGCCTGCCCAATCGCGCGCACCTGCTCGACCGCCTGGAGGATGCCATCGCGCGCGCACGCTCGCGCGACGGCCTGCGGTTCGCGGTGCTGTTCCTGGACCTGGACCGCTTCAAGCTGGTCAACGACAGCATCGGCCACGCCGCCGGCGACCAGATGCTGGTCGAGGTGGCCAAGCGCATCGTGTCGATGGTCGGCGGCGATGACGTGGTGGCCCGCCTGGGCGGTGACGAGTTCGCCATCCTGCTCGAATGCGAGCAGGGCCTGGAATCGGCCCGCGAGTTCTCGCAGCGCATGCTGGTGGCGCTGGAAGAATCGATGTGGGTGCAGGGGCGCGAGCTGTTTCCGTCCGGCAGCCTGGGCATCGCGATGTGGAGCCCGCGCTACCGTAATGGCGAGGAGATGGTGCGCGACGCGGACGCGGCGATGTACCGCGCCAAGGCGCAGGGCAAGGACCGCTGGGCGGTGTTCGATGAAGCCATGCGCGAAGAAGCGCTGCGCAGCCTGGACCTGGAAGCCGACCTGCGCCGGGCCATCAACAATCGCGATTTCATGCCGTTCTACCAGCCCATCGTGCGCCTCACCGACGGCCAGGTGGTGGGCTACGAGGCACTGCTGCGCTGGCAGCACGAGCGTCGCGGCCTGCTGCTGCCGAGCGCGTTCCTGGACCTGGGCGAGGAGAGCGGCCTGATCGAACAGGTCGACTGGCTGCTGTATGAAGAAGTCATCGGCCAGCTCGCGCGCGGTGGCGAAGGCTATCTGTCGGTGAACGTGTCGCCGCGGCATTTCCGTTCGCCCGATTTCAGCTCACGGCTGTTCGGCCTGATCGAAGCGGCCGGTGCCGACCCACGCCGGCTGCGCCTGGAAATCACCGAAGTGGCGCTGCTCGACGACGGCCCGCGCACGCTGCGGATCCTGCAGGCGCTGCGCGAACGCGGCGTGCTGGTGCAGCTGGACGATTTCGGTACCGGCTTCTCGGCGCTGTCCTACCTGCACCGCTTCCCGATCTCCACGCTGAAGATCGACCAGAGCTTCATCGCCGGGCTGCATGGCCAGGACCTGCAGAGCACCTACGCGCTGGTCCAGGGCGTGCTGTCGCTGGCGCGCACGCTGGGCATCGAAACGGTGGGCGAGGGCATCGAAAACGCCGCCCAGCGCGAGACCCTGCTGCAGCTGGGCTGCGATTATGGGCAGGGCTACCTGCTGGGTCGCCCTGCGCCGATGGAAACGTTCGTTACCGCGTGA
- a CDS encoding TIGR00730 family Rossman fold protein: MKSICVYCGSNAGSKPIYTERAIALGDRIARDGLRLVYGGGNVGLMGTVANAVLAGGGEVTGVIPQQLADWEVAHRGLTELEIVGSMHERKSRMFDLSDAFVALPGGFGTMEEIFEMLTWRQLGIGNKPCAFLDVDGFYAPLIGMIDRMVEERFLHPDQRADLWYGSDIDAMLEWMRAYEPAQASKWIDEKRRTALR; this comes from the coding sequence ATGAAGTCCATCTGCGTCTACTGCGGCTCCAACGCCGGCAGCAAGCCCATCTACACCGAACGCGCGATCGCGCTGGGCGACCGCATTGCCCGTGACGGCCTGCGCCTGGTCTACGGCGGCGGCAATGTCGGTCTGATGGGCACGGTGGCCAATGCGGTGCTGGCCGGCGGCGGCGAAGTGACCGGGGTCATCCCGCAGCAGCTGGCCGACTGGGAAGTGGCCCATCGCGGCCTGACGGAGTTGGAAATCGTCGGCTCGATGCACGAACGCAAGTCGCGCATGTTCGACCTGTCCGACGCGTTCGTGGCCCTGCCCGGCGGCTTCGGCACCATGGAAGAGATCTTCGAGATGCTCACCTGGCGCCAGCTTGGGATCGGCAACAAGCCGTGCGCCTTCCTCGATGTGGACGGCTTCTACGCGCCCCTGATCGGCATGATCGACCGCATGGTCGAAGAGCGCTTCCTGCACCCGGACCAGCGCGCCGACCTGTGGTACGGCTCGGACATCGACGCGATGCTGGAATGGATGCGCGCGTATGAGCCGGCGCAGGCATCGAAGTGGATCGACGAGAAGCGGCGTACGGCGTTGCGTTGA
- a CDS encoding aminotransferase class III-fold pyridoxal phosphate-dependent enzyme, with translation MSFIERLAPLRAQPGTRLTAGLDDATLDRLAAGHPQLLGAVDAAVVEFERVRADLAELLALDERAQIDAMQDGFVNFYADDAVTPYVALAARGPWVVTLKGAVLYDAGGYGMLGFGHTPQAVLDAMAAPQVMANVMTPNLSQHRFIQALRREIGHRRGGCPYARFMCLNSGSEAVGLAARIADVNAKLQTDPGARHAGAKIKRVVVKGSFHGRTDRPGLYSDSSRRTYMQHLASYRGEDSVIAIAPYDEDALKRVFAEAEQNHWFIEAVFLEPVMGEGDPGRSVPPSFYALARELTRQHGSLLLLDSIQAGLRAHGVLSIVDYPGFEGLEVPDMETYSKALNAAQFPLSVLAVTEHAAQLYRKGIYGNTMTSNPRALDVACATLGLLTPEVRENIRQRGEEAVRKLEQLRSELGGLITKVQGTGLLFSCELAPQFKCYGANSTEEWLRNHGINVIHGGENSLRFTPHFGMDSEELDLLVNLVGRALKEGPRREQSQAA, from the coding sequence ATGAGCTTCATCGAACGCCTCGCCCCCCTCCGCGCCCAGCCCGGCACGCGCCTCACCGCCGGCCTGGATGACGCCACCCTCGACCGCCTGGCCGCCGGCCACCCGCAGCTGCTGGGTGCCGTGGACGCCGCCGTCGTCGAATTTGAGCGGGTCCGCGCCGACCTGGCCGAGCTGCTGGCGCTGGACGAACGCGCCCAGATCGATGCCATGCAGGACGGCTTCGTCAATTTCTATGCCGACGACGCGGTCACCCCCTACGTTGCCCTCGCCGCCCGTGGCCCCTGGGTGGTCACCCTCAAGGGTGCGGTGCTGTACGACGCCGGCGGCTACGGCATGCTCGGCTTCGGTCACACCCCGCAGGCGGTGCTGGACGCGATGGCCGCGCCGCAGGTGATGGCCAACGTGATGACTCCGAATCTGTCCCAGCACCGCTTCATCCAGGCGCTTCGCCGCGAGATCGGCCACCGCCGCGGCGGCTGCCCGTATGCACGGTTCATGTGCCTGAATTCCGGTTCCGAGGCGGTCGGCTTGGCCGCGCGCATCGCCGACGTGAACGCCAAGCTGCAGACCGATCCGGGCGCCCGCCATGCCGGTGCGAAGATCAAGCGCGTGGTGGTCAAGGGCAGCTTCCACGGTCGCACCGACCGTCCGGGCCTGTACTCCGATTCCAGCCGCAGGACCTACATGCAGCACCTGGCCAGCTACCGTGGCGAGGACAGCGTGATCGCCATCGCGCCGTACGACGAAGACGCGCTGAAGCGGGTATTTGCCGAGGCCGAACAGAACCACTGGTTCATCGAAGCGGTGTTCCTGGAGCCGGTGATGGGCGAAGGCGACCCGGGTCGCTCGGTGCCGCCGTCGTTCTACGCACTGGCCCGCGAGCTCACCCGCCAGCACGGCAGCCTGCTGCTGCTGGACTCGATCCAGGCCGGCCTGCGCGCGCATGGCGTGCTCTCGATCGTGGACTACCCCGGCTTCGAAGGGCTGGAGGTGCCGGACATGGAGACCTACTCCAAGGCGCTGAACGCCGCGCAGTTCCCGCTGTCGGTGCTGGCCGTGACCGAGCATGCCGCGCAGCTGTACCGCAAGGGCATCTACGGCAACACCATGACCTCCAACCCGCGTGCGCTGGACGTGGCCTGCGCCACCCTGGGCCTGCTCACCCCGGAGGTGCGCGAGAACATCCGCCAGCGCGGCGAAGAAGCGGTGCGCAAGCTGGAACAGCTGCGCAGCGAACTGGGCGGGCTGATCACCAAGGTCCAGGGCACCGGCCTGCTGTTCTCCTGCGAACTGGCCCCGCAGTTCAAGTGCTACGGCGCCAATTCCACCGAAGAATGGCTGCGCAACCATGGCATCAACGTCATCCATGGCGGTGAGAACTCGCTGCGCTTCACCCCGCATTTCGGCATGGACAGCGAGGAGCTGGACCTGCTGGTGAACCTGGTGGGTCGCGCCCTGAAGGAAGGCCCGCGCCGGGAACAATCGCAGGCGGCGTAA
- the queA gene encoding tRNA preQ1(34) S-adenosylmethionine ribosyltransferase-isomerase QueA, producing the protein MKKSDFHYDLPAELIAQAPLAERSASRLMVVPPTPAAFDHRQVRDLPDLLQPGDLLVFNDTRVIPARLFGQKASGGRVEILIERLLGGQQARAQVGASKSPKPGSRIALDAGGEAEVLGRDGEFYVLQFHVPESLEQWLLHAGRLPLPPYIQREPGLDDRERYQTVFAREVGAVAAPTAGLHFDEALLAALKEKGIGFGHVTLHVGAGTFQPVRADDLKDHVMHREWLNVGAELVQQVRQTRAAGGRVIGVGTTVVRALESAMRDGDLLPYAGETQIFITPGYRIRSVDAMVTNFHLPESTLLMMISAFAGQERVFEAYRAAIAEKYRFFSYGDAMLLFPQGD; encoded by the coding sequence TTGAAGAAGTCCGATTTCCATTACGACCTGCCCGCCGAACTGATCGCCCAGGCGCCGCTCGCCGAGCGCTCCGCCAGCCGCCTGATGGTGGTGCCGCCGACCCCGGCAGCCTTCGACCACCGCCAGGTGCGCGACCTGCCGGACCTGCTGCAGCCCGGCGACCTGCTGGTGTTCAACGACACCCGGGTCATTCCGGCGCGCCTGTTCGGGCAGAAGGCCAGCGGCGGCCGGGTCGAGATCCTGATCGAGCGCCTGCTCGGCGGGCAGCAGGCGCGGGCGCAGGTTGGGGCCAGCAAATCGCCCAAGCCGGGCAGCCGGATCGCGCTGGACGCCGGCGGCGAAGCGGAGGTGCTGGGTCGCGACGGCGAGTTCTACGTGCTGCAGTTCCATGTGCCCGAGTCGCTGGAGCAGTGGCTGCTGCACGCCGGCCGCCTGCCGCTGCCGCCTTACATCCAGCGCGAGCCGGGGCTGGATGACCGCGAGCGCTACCAGACCGTGTTCGCCCGCGAAGTGGGTGCGGTGGCCGCGCCGACCGCCGGGCTGCACTTCGACGAAGCCCTGCTCGCGGCCCTGAAGGAAAAGGGCATTGGTTTCGGCCACGTCACCCTGCACGTGGGCGCTGGCACCTTCCAGCCGGTGCGTGCCGATGACCTGAAAGACCACGTCATGCACCGCGAGTGGCTGAACGTCGGCGCCGAGCTGGTCCAGCAGGTCCGCCAGACCCGTGCGGCCGGCGGGCGGGTGATCGGCGTGGGCACCACGGTGGTGCGCGCGCTGGAAAGCGCGATGCGCGACGGCGACCTGCTGCCGTATGCCGGCGAAACCCAGATCTTCATCACGCCCGGCTACCGGATCCGCAGCGTGGACGCCATGGTCACCAACTTCCACCTGCCCGAAAGCACGCTGCTGATGATGATTTCGGCCTTTGCCGGGCAGGAACGGGTGTTCGAGGCCTACCGCGCGGCGATCGCCGAAAAATACCGGTTCTTCAGCTATGGCGATGCCATGTTGTTGTTCCCGCAGGGGGATTGA
- the tgt gene encoding tRNA guanosine(34) transglycosylase Tgt, with the protein MSRLQFQLQTTDGRARRGRLTFPRGTVETPAFMPVGTYGSVKGILPEQIRALGAEIILGNTFHLYLRPGLDVIADHGGLHGFARWNGPILTDSGGFQVFSLAHRRKITEQGVTFASPTDGARVFLGPEESMKIQKVLDSDVVMIFDECTPYPATEPVARTSMELSLRWAQRSRNAHDELGNDAALFGIVQGGVHHDLRTRSAEGLQQIGFDGYAIGGLAVGEPEHERNAMLDHMHPILPADRPRYLMGVGRPEDLVEGVARGVDMFDCVMPTRNARNGHYFTSTGTVRIRNARYERDMDTIEPGCGCHACTSGYTRSYLRHLDRCNEMLAPMLGTLHNLFYYEKLMADMRAAIAAGTFEAFRESFYAARGMATPPL; encoded by the coding sequence ATGTCCCGACTCCAGTTCCAGCTCCAGACCACCGACGGGCGTGCCCGCCGCGGCCGCCTGACCTTCCCGCGCGGGACGGTGGAAACCCCGGCGTTCATGCCGGTGGGCACCTATGGCTCGGTCAAGGGCATCCTGCCGGAGCAGATCCGCGCGCTGGGCGCCGAGATCATCTTGGGCAACACCTTCCATCTGTACCTGCGCCCGGGCCTGGACGTGATCGCCGATCACGGCGGCCTGCACGGCTTCGCGCGCTGGAACGGGCCGATCCTGACCGATTCCGGCGGTTTCCAGGTGTTTTCGCTGGCCCATCGCCGCAAGATCACCGAGCAGGGCGTGACCTTCGCCTCGCCGACCGACGGCGCTCGGGTGTTCCTGGGCCCGGAAGAGAGCATGAAGATCCAGAAGGTGCTCGATTCGGACGTCGTCATGATCTTCGACGAGTGCACCCCGTACCCGGCCACCGAACCGGTGGCGCGCACCTCGATGGAGCTCAGCCTGCGCTGGGCCCAGCGGAGCCGTAACGCGCACGACGAACTGGGCAACGACGCGGCGCTGTTCGGGATCGTCCAGGGCGGGGTCCACCATGACCTGCGCACCCGTTCGGCCGAGGGCCTGCAGCAGATCGGTTTCGACGGCTATGCCATCGGTGGCCTGGCGGTGGGCGAGCCGGAGCACGAGCGCAACGCCATGCTCGACCACATGCACCCGATCCTGCCGGCCGACCGTCCGCGCTACCTGATGGGCGTGGGCCGGCCGGAAGACCTGGTCGAAGGGGTCGCCCGCGGCGTGGACATGTTCGACTGCGTGATGCCGACCCGCAACGCCCGCAACGGCCACTATTTCACCTCCACCGGCACGGTGCGGATCCGCAACGCCCGCTATGAACGGGACATGGACACCATCGAGCCGGGCTGCGGCTGCCATGCCTGCACCAGCGGCTATACCCGGTCCTACCTGCGCCACCTGGACCGCTGCAACGAGATGCTGGCGCCGATGCTGGGCACCCTCCACAACCTCTTCTATTACGAGAAGCTGATGGCCGACATGCGCGCGGCCATCGCGGCGGGAACCTTCGAGGCCTTCCGCGAGTCCTTCTATGCGGCCCGGGGCATGGCCACGCCGCCGCTGTAA
- the yajC gene encoding preprotein translocase subunit YajC has translation MNLIAFLIPAAHAQAAGGQPQGMGLTTLLFPIILIAIMYFLMIRPQMKRQKEHKAMLEKIKIGDEVLTNGGIAGTVKGIGDNFVTIEVADNVNIRVQKGAVGNVLPTGTLKSAN, from the coding sequence ATGAACCTGATCGCCTTCCTGATTCCCGCCGCCCACGCCCAAGCCGCCGGTGGCCAGCCGCAGGGCATGGGCCTGACCACGCTGCTGTTCCCGATCATCCTGATCGCGATCATGTACTTCCTGATGATCCGCCCGCAGATGAAGCGCCAGAAGGAACACAAGGCGATGCTGGAAAAGATCAAGATCGGCGACGAAGTCCTGACCAACGGCGGCATCGCCGGCACCGTGAAGGGCATCGGCGACAACTTCGTCACCATCGAAGTGGCCGACAACGTCAACATCCGCGTGCAGAAGGGCGCCGTGGGCAACGTGCTGCCGACCGGCACGCTGAAGTCGGCCAACTGA